The Candidatus Amarolinea dominans genome contains a region encoding:
- a CDS encoding long-chain fatty acid--CoA ligase — translation MPAVDWLARRASLTPDRVALVDTLHQERPIITYRAWNAQANRTAAFLRNALGVRPGDRVAMLALNCVEYLDLWFALGKLGAVLQNLNWRLTAAELQGIVQDAAPAVFIYGPEFRDVVADLRGLAPSVRHWVALGQPDRPGDQSFSQREACSGADLPEAGFDWEQPWVICYTGGTTGLPKGAILTHRAITANAVNTVVSWGLTADDVAILNAPLFHTGGLNVFTAPLVYIGGASIVCQGFDAGQVFDLVAEGAGGVAATLFFGVPTMFNALQQHPRWPTADFSRLKLVISGGAPCPLPVFERFWAKGVDFKSGYGLTEAGPNTFWLPGADVRRKPGAVGFPLFHVQVKLIRPDGQPCAAGEPGELLIRGPHVCAGYWNNPAASAAAIDADGWLHTGDLAICDEEGYYTIAGRSKDLIISGGENIYPAEIESVACGHPAVAAAALIGVPDPYWGEVGRLIVILADQDGRKDAAGAWNSEEFMTYLRGRLARYKVPKSVVVAPQLPLTGAGKVNKQALLALYGRD, via the coding sequence ATTCCTGCCGTGGATTGGCTGGCCCGCCGGGCCAGCCTGACGCCTGACCGTGTGGCCCTGGTTGATACCCTGCACCAGGAACGCCCCATCATCACCTATCGCGCCTGGAACGCGCAGGCCAATCGTACCGCGGCATTTCTGCGGAATGCGCTGGGCGTGCGGCCCGGCGATCGTGTGGCGATGCTGGCCCTGAACTGCGTGGAGTACCTGGACCTCTGGTTTGCCCTGGGCAAGCTGGGCGCGGTGCTGCAAAATCTCAACTGGCGCCTGACCGCGGCCGAGCTGCAAGGGATTGTCCAGGACGCCGCGCCGGCGGTGTTCATCTACGGCCCGGAGTTCCGCGACGTGGTCGCCGACCTGCGCGGTCTGGCGCCCAGCGTGCGCCATTGGGTGGCCCTGGGACAGCCCGACCGGCCAGGCGATCAGTCCTTCAGCCAGCGCGAGGCGTGCAGCGGCGCCGATCTCCCCGAAGCCGGTTTTGACTGGGAACAGCCCTGGGTCATCTGCTACACGGGCGGCACCACGGGCCTGCCCAAAGGCGCCATCTTGACCCATCGCGCGATCACCGCCAACGCCGTCAACACGGTGGTTAGTTGGGGGCTGACGGCCGACGATGTTGCCATCCTGAACGCGCCGCTCTTTCACACCGGCGGGCTGAATGTCTTCACCGCACCGCTGGTGTACATCGGCGGTGCGTCCATCGTCTGCCAGGGCTTCGACGCCGGTCAGGTGTTCGACCTGGTGGCCGAGGGCGCGGGCGGAGTTGCGGCCACCCTGTTTTTCGGCGTGCCCACCATGTTCAACGCCCTGCAGCAGCATCCGCGGTGGCCCACCGCCGATTTTAGCCGTCTCAAGTTGGTCATCAGCGGAGGCGCGCCCTGCCCCCTACCCGTGTTCGAGCGCTTTTGGGCCAAAGGGGTGGATTTCAAGTCCGGCTACGGCCTGACCGAGGCTGGCCCGAACACCTTCTGGCTGCCCGGGGCGGATGTGCGGCGCAAGCCCGGCGCGGTGGGTTTTCCGCTCTTTCATGTGCAGGTCAAGCTGATCCGGCCGGACGGTCAGCCCTGCGCGGCCGGAGAGCCAGGCGAGCTGCTCATCCGCGGGCCGCACGTCTGCGCCGGTTACTGGAACAATCCGGCTGCCAGCGCCGCGGCCATTGACGCCGACGGCTGGCTGCACACCGGTGATCTGGCAATCTGTGATGAAGAAGGCTACTACACGATCGCCGGCCGCAGCAAGGATTTGATCATCTCCGGCGGTGAAAACATCTATCCGGCGGAGATCGAAAGCGTGGCCTGCGGACATCCGGCCGTGGCCGCGGCCGCGCTCATCGGCGTACCTGATCCGTATTGGGGCGAGGTCGGGCGCCTGATCGTTATCTTGGCTGACCAGGATGGCCGCAAGGACGCGGCCGGCGCGTGGAACAGTGAGGAATTTATGACCTATCTGCGCGGCCGTCTTGCGCGCTACAAAGTGCCCAAATCGGTGGTGGTGGCGCCCCAACTGCCGCTGACCGGCGCGGGCAAAGTCAACAAACAGGCGCTGCTGGCGTTGTACGGTCGCGACTGA
- the murA gene encoding UDP-N-acetylglucosamine 1-carboxyvinyltransferase, protein MSCFKIVGKQPLHGEVTPSGNKNAALPLLAASLLTDQPLTLRNVPAIGDVKTMVQLLRGLGVEATWPDEHTVTLHAFDLNRGKLDSELFRVIRGSVMLAGSLLARTGRAELPMPGGDKIGRRRIDTHLLALSALGAEVEHGQNFTLSAPYLTGADILLDEASVTGTENAVMAAVLARGATIIRNAASEPHVQDLCNCLMQMGAQIQGIGSNTLVIEGARRLHGAEFRVSPDTTEIGSYIGLGAVTSGEIRIRDIPAEQLRMIRLIFGDRLGVRMRQETTAGGFDLIVEDQQDLAVRMDVGGAVPKIDDAPWPAFPADLMSIAIVVATQARGTVLIHEKMFESRLYFVDKLISMGAQIILCDPHRCVVVGPSTLHGQELSSPDIRAGMALLIAALAADGESTIANIGQIDRGYERVEEKLRSLGAQITRLED, encoded by the coding sequence ATGTCTTGCTTCAAGATCGTCGGCAAACAACCGCTGCATGGCGAGGTGACGCCATCCGGCAACAAGAATGCGGCGCTGCCCCTGTTGGCCGCATCGCTCCTCACCGATCAACCCCTGACGTTGCGCAATGTGCCCGCCATCGGCGACGTCAAAACCATGGTGCAACTGCTGCGTGGCCTGGGCGTCGAGGCAACCTGGCCCGACGAGCATACCGTGACCCTGCACGCGTTCGACCTGAATCGGGGCAAGTTGGACAGCGAGCTGTTTCGCGTCATCCGCGGCTCGGTCATGCTGGCGGGATCGCTCCTGGCGCGCACCGGTCGCGCTGAACTGCCCATGCCGGGCGGCGACAAAATTGGCCGCCGGCGCATTGACACCCATCTGCTGGCCCTGTCCGCGCTGGGCGCGGAGGTTGAGCACGGCCAAAACTTCACCCTGTCCGCGCCCTATCTGACCGGCGCCGACATCCTGCTGGACGAAGCCAGCGTCACCGGCACCGAAAACGCGGTGATGGCGGCCGTGCTGGCGCGCGGCGCCACTATCATTCGCAACGCCGCATCGGAGCCGCACGTGCAGGACCTGTGCAACTGCCTGATGCAGATGGGCGCGCAGATTCAGGGCATCGGCAGCAACACGCTGGTCATCGAAGGGGCGCGCCGTTTGCATGGCGCGGAGTTCAGAGTCTCGCCGGACACGACCGAAATCGGCTCCTACATCGGCCTGGGCGCGGTGACCAGCGGCGAAATTCGCATCCGCGACATTCCGGCTGAGCAACTGCGCATGATTCGTCTGATTTTCGGCGACCGCCTGGGGGTGCGCATGCGCCAGGAAACGACGGCCGGCGGTTTCGATCTCATCGTGGAAGATCAGCAGGACTTAGCGGTGCGCATGGATGTGGGCGGCGCGGTGCCCAAGATTGACGACGCGCCCTGGCCCGCCTTCCCGGCCGACCTGATGAGCATTGCCATCGTAGTGGCGACGCAGGCGCGGGGCACGGTGTTGATTCACGAGAAGATGTTCGAGAGCCGGCTCTATTTCGTGGACAAGCTGATCAGCATGGGTGCGCAGATCATCCTGTGCGATCCGCATCGCTGCGTGGTCGTGGGGCCATCCACCCTGCACGGACAGGAGCTTAGCTCGCCGGACATTCGCGCCGGCATGGCGCTGCTGATTGCCGCCCTGGCCGCGGATGGCGAGAGCACCATTGCCAACATCGGTCAGATTGATCGCGGCTACGAACGCGTGGAAGAAAAACTGCGCAGCCTGGGCGCGCAGATTACGCGCCTGGAAGATTGA
- a CDS encoding cytochrome c: MCKSVLVPLILLLAALLTACGSPPTPVRMPIVSSALARGQRVFEQHCGACHSLSPDTTLVGPSLAGIAQRGATRIDGLDARAYLYTSIMRPSNFLVAGFDNLMPSTLAKTLSGEEIDAVVAYLLAQE; encoded by the coding sequence ATGTGCAAATCCGTTCTCGTTCCGTTGATTCTCCTTCTCGCCGCGCTGCTGACCGCCTGCGGCAGCCCACCGACGCCCGTTCGCATGCCGATAGTCTCGTCTGCGCTGGCGCGCGGCCAGCGTGTGTTCGAGCAGCACTGCGGCGCGTGTCACAGCCTGTCGCCAGATACAACCCTGGTTGGCCCCTCGCTGGCTGGAATCGCTCAACGGGGCGCGACGCGCATTGATGGGCTGGATGCCCGCGCCTATCTCTACACCTCGATCATGCGACCCAGCAATTTCCTGGTCGCAGGCTTCGACAACCTGATGCCCTCGACCCTGGCCAAAACCCTCAGCGGCGAAGAAATTGACGCCGTCGTCGCCTACCTCCTGGCGCAAGAGTGA
- a CDS encoding ketoacyl-ACP synthase III, with product MPYAQILSTGRYVPERVVTNADVSAILGQDVGPWLIEKVGIEERHVMAPEQVTSDLVVAAAQQALERAGLTAADLDLIIVATDTPDYLSPATASVVQGKLNATNAGAFDVNCACAAWVTALDIGSRYIATDTNYRHILVVGAYGMTRFLDWHDKQTGTLFADGAGAVILGAGEQPGFLGGKLLAMGEFHDALGVYTGGTFRPATPEVVNAQGKPRVQFVRKFPATFNSERWPPLIRQVTARAGLTVDDVNWFFFTQLNVNTIKTVMANLGQPLSKTHWIMDKWGYTGSACIPMALDDAVERGKGPHAGDHVIFCATGGGMAIGCVLFRWTV from the coding sequence ATGCCCTACGCGCAAATCTTGTCTACCGGACGTTATGTGCCGGAACGTGTCGTCACCAATGCCGATGTCAGCGCCATCCTGGGTCAGGATGTCGGCCCCTGGCTGATCGAGAAGGTTGGGATCGAAGAACGCCATGTCATGGCGCCGGAGCAGGTCACGTCGGACCTGGTGGTGGCCGCGGCGCAGCAGGCGCTGGAGCGCGCCGGCCTGACCGCCGCGGACCTCGATCTCATCATCGTCGCCACCGACACGCCCGACTATTTGAGTCCGGCCACGGCCTCGGTGGTGCAAGGCAAGCTCAACGCGACCAACGCCGGCGCCTTCGACGTCAACTGTGCGTGCGCGGCCTGGGTCACGGCGCTCGACATCGGAAGCCGCTACATCGCCACGGACACGAACTACCGCCACATCCTGGTGGTCGGCGCCTATGGCATGACCCGTTTCCTCGACTGGCACGACAAGCAGACCGGCACCCTCTTTGCCGACGGCGCGGGCGCGGTCATCCTGGGGGCGGGGGAGCAGCCCGGTTTCCTGGGCGGCAAGCTGCTGGCGATGGGTGAATTTCACGATGCCCTGGGCGTCTACACCGGCGGCACCTTCCGCCCGGCCACGCCTGAGGTGGTCAACGCGCAGGGCAAGCCGCGGGTGCAGTTCGTGCGCAAATTCCCAGCCACCTTCAACAGCGAGCGCTGGCCGCCGCTGATTCGGCAGGTGACCGCACGCGCCGGCCTGACCGTGGACGACGTCAATTGGTTCTTCTTCACGCAGCTCAACGTCAACACCATCAAGACCGTCATGGCGAACCTGGGACAGCCCTTGAGCAAGACCCATTGGATCATGGACAAGTGGGGCTACACCGGCTCGGCCTGCATTCCGATGGCCCTGGATGACGCCGTGGAGCGCGGCAAAGGCCCACACGCCGGCGACCACGTCATCTTCTGCGCCACCGGCGGCGGCATGGCGATCGGCTGTGTGCTCTTCCGATGGACGGTTTAG
- a CDS encoding recombinase family protein translates to MSDSPQSQLLFGIQGLFAEYERAVIAERMRRGRLHCARQGAMVNPKTPYGYDYVPKTGREGGRWEINAEEARVVRQIYAWYTQSEPMTIQEITDRLNRDGLQPRRGKCWRSSLIGNILRQTQYTGLAYYNRTEKVYHEVGRLRKIGHGKRLCPVSMLRPTEEWIAIPVPSILDKDIWRMAQERLKTNQRFSMRNNRNHRYLLRGLLICATCGHTLTARAGNGYFSYSCGYGGVHRAPIRLSIPAALTATPLKPWFGTQWWSF, encoded by the coding sequence GTGAGTGATAGCCCGCAGAGCCAACTGTTGTTCGGCATTCAAGGGTTGTTTGCCGAGTATGAACGGGCTGTGATTGCCGAACGGATGCGGCGAGGGCGTCTGCATTGCGCACGTCAGGGAGCAATGGTCAACCCAAAGACCCCATATGGGTATGATTACGTGCCCAAAACAGGGAGGGAAGGCGGGCGTTGGGAAATCAATGCCGAAGAAGCCAGGGTCGTGCGTCAAATTTACGCCTGGTATACCCAATCCGAGCCGATGACTATTCAAGAAATCACAGATCGCTTGAATCGAGACGGCCTCCAACCGCGTCGCGGGAAGTGCTGGCGCAGTAGCCTGATTGGAAACATCCTGCGACAAACCCAATATACCGGATTGGCTTACTACAATCGCACCGAAAAGGTGTATCATGAGGTGGGGCGATTGCGTAAAATTGGGCATGGCAAGCGTCTTTGCCCGGTGAGTATGCTTCGCCCCACAGAAGAATGGATTGCCATTCCCGTCCCCAGCATTTTGGACAAGGATATCTGGCGCATGGCACAAGAACGACTGAAAACGAACCAGCGATTCTCAATGCGCAACAATCGCAACCACCGCTATCTCCTGCGCGGCTTGTTGATTTGCGCCACTTGTGGCCATACACTCACCGCCCGCGCTGGGAATGGCTATTTTTCCTACAGTTGTGGCTATGGCGGTGTTCACCGTGCCCCGATACGCCTGAGCATACCTGCCGCATTGACGGCAACACCGTTGAAACCCTGGTTTGGAACGCAGTGGTGGAGCTTTTGA
- a CDS encoding recombinase family protein — translation MKQTAALYARVSTQRQEEEATIASQVAAIEEYATHEGYALRKDLYFLDEAVSGAKLDRPALDRLRDREGEGCYQVVICLSPDRLARVYMLQVLLLEEFRQAGIQMLFVNQPPGE, via the coding sequence ATGAAACAGACAGCTGCGTTGTATGCCCGTGTTTCGACGCAACGCCAGGAAGAGGAGGCCACGATAGCCAGCCAGGTGGCGGCGATTGAAGAATATGCCACCCACGAGGGGTACGCCTTGCGAAAGGACTTGTATTTTCTGGACGAGGCGGTGAGCGGGGCGAAATTGGATCGTCCGGCGCTGGATCGGTTACGAGACCGAGAAGGTGAAGGCTGTTACCAGGTGGTGATCTGCCTGAGTCCAGATCGGTTGGCAAGGGTGTACATGTTGCAGGTGCTTCTGCTGGAAGAATTTCGGCAAGCCGGGATACAAATGTTGTTTGTGAACCAGCCTCCCGGTGAGTGA
- a CDS encoding alpha/beta hydrolase, which translates to MSQIAANEITLHYESAGQGQPLLLITGVGYGAWFWHKLTPDLSRHYRVITFDNRGVGQSSRVDGPYSTALLAADAAGLLDALGIESAYVVGHSLGGFIAQELALARPALVSKLVLAATTSGGPNVVPITPEALDVLLNRSGDPLELIRRGIAVACAPGFAGTHPDVVAELLAYRLSGPIAPAHYQAQVMAGAQHNAEARLGQITCPVNVLFGEHDKVAPPANAALLAGLLPQASVTIIPHTGHIFPIEDPAATVQALLDFLL; encoded by the coding sequence ATGTCACAAATCGCTGCAAACGAAATCACCTTGCACTACGAGAGCGCCGGGCAGGGGCAGCCGCTGCTCCTCATCACCGGCGTGGGTTATGGCGCCTGGTTCTGGCACAAACTGACGCCCGACCTTAGTCGTCATTACCGCGTCATCACCTTTGACAACCGCGGCGTCGGCCAGAGCAGCCGCGTGGACGGCCCCTATTCCACCGCGCTGCTGGCGGCCGACGCGGCCGGCCTGCTCGACGCGCTGGGCATCGAGTCGGCCTACGTGGTTGGTCATTCGCTGGGCGGTTTCATCGCGCAGGAACTGGCCCTGGCGCGGCCGGCCCTGGTCAGCAAACTGGTGCTGGCGGCCACCACCAGCGGCGGCCCCAACGTCGTGCCCATCACCCCGGAGGCGCTCGATGTGCTGCTCAATCGCAGCGGCGACCCGCTGGAGCTGATCCGCCGCGGCATCGCCGTCGCCTGTGCGCCGGGCTTTGCCGGGACCCATCCGGACGTCGTCGCCGAACTGCTGGCGTATCGCCTCAGCGGCCCGATTGCCCCGGCGCACTACCAGGCGCAGGTCATGGCCGGCGCTCAGCACAACGCAGAAGCGCGCCTGGGACAAATCACCTGCCCGGTCAACGTGCTCTTTGGCGAACACGACAAGGTGGCGCCGCCCGCCAACGCCGCGCTGCTGGCCGGTCTCCTGCCGCAGGCCAGTGTGACTATCATTCCCCACACCGGCCACATCTTCCCCATCGAAGACCCGGCCGCGACCGTGCAGGCGCTGCTCGATTTTCTTTTGTAG
- a CDS encoding universal stress protein — protein MFKRLLLAFDGSTHSREALSYAIGMAEALHAELYILHAYAPITSSSPLDDADEFLDLEQAEAMRIMSPAIINAQRTGVVVHPAIVEGPAAAAIVRVAAEQGCDLIIMGRRGLSPMEQVLLGSVSDNVLHLTDVPILIAHATAEEQVRI, from the coding sequence ATGTTCAAGCGTTTGCTGCTCGCCTTCGACGGCTCGACCCACAGCCGCGAAGCCCTGAGCTACGCCATCGGCATGGCAGAAGCACTCCACGCGGAGCTTTACATTCTGCATGCGTATGCCCCCATTACCAGTTCATCCCCGTTGGACGATGCGGATGAGTTTCTCGACCTGGAACAGGCCGAGGCCATGCGCATCATGTCCCCCGCGATCATCAATGCGCAGCGCACCGGCGTTGTCGTACACCCCGCCATTGTCGAAGGCCCGGCCGCTGCAGCCATCGTGCGCGTGGCCGCCGAACAAGGCTGCGATCTCATCATCATGGGCCGCCGCGGCCTTTCCCCCATGGAGCAGGTTCTGCTGGGAAGCGTCAGCGACAACGTGCTGCATCTGACCGATGTACCGATCCTGATCGCACACGCCACAGCCGAAGAACAAGTCCGCATCTGA
- a CDS encoding Dabb family protein, which yields MFRHVALFKFKSHAPEFACGQLVADLAALPNQVPEIVNWSTGCNELNIDLAYDMAVVGDFADKDALLRYFKHPAVQALLQRIEELCASRVSVDYSAP from the coding sequence ATGTTTCGACATGTGGCTCTTTTCAAATTCAAGTCGCACGCACCGGAGTTCGCGTGCGGGCAGTTGGTGGCTGATTTGGCCGCGCTGCCCAACCAAGTGCCTGAGATTGTCAACTGGTCCACAGGCTGCAATGAACTGAACATTGACCTGGCCTACGACATGGCCGTGGTCGGCGACTTTGCCGACAAGGACGCGCTCCTGCGCTACTTCAAACATCCCGCGGTACAAGCGCTGCTCCAGAGGATCGAAGAGCTGTGCGCCAGCCGCGTTTCGGTGGACTACAGCGCCCCCTGA
- a CDS encoding 6-phosphofructokinase, with amino-acid sequence MSTNVRRVGILTSGGDAPGMNAAVRAVTRAALERGAEVYAIYEGYQGMVDGGDRIRPLTWESVGGILQKGGTIIGTARCPAFRTREGRRQAARNLVRFGIDALVVIGGDGSLTGANQFRGEWLELLAELVKTDEISPERAERHKHLAIVGLVGSIDNDMYGTDMTIGADTALRRITDAVDAIASTAASHQRTFVVEVMGRHCGYLALMGAIAAGADFVLIPESPPDVDNWEDSMCSLMKAGRAAGRRDSIVIVAEGAQDRNGKPISVDYVQQVLEQRLGEDARVTILGHVQRGGSPTAFDRNLATLTGFAAVDELLAMTPESEPQVIGIRGNRINKAPLMHCVKQTQAVAEAIGDKDFGRAMDLRGGSFKDSFRILRTMVRALPHEPQPEQRRLRLAMLHGGGPAPGMNTTIRAALRLGLDQGHIMLGVEQGFEGLIAGKVREMNWMSANGWASLGGAELGTNRKVPSGRDLYALARTIEEQKLDGLLMVGGWSGYQAAFKLVSERKNYPAFNLPIICLPASIDNDLPGSELSIGADTALNNIVEAVDKIKQTAVAYRRCFIVEVMGRYCGYLALLSGLATGAERVYLHEEGVTLRDLENDLANLRNGFEHGKRLGLLIRNEMAHPVYTTGVMCALLEAEGKGLYDVRQAILGHLQQGGSPTPFDRIQSMRLAARCIEWLIAEAQKPEPGAAFIGLEAGQVRFHDLIDLPRMADEPFQRPKEQWWMNLRPIVRVLAQPGPSGGHAE; translated from the coding sequence ATGTCAACAAATGTCAGACGTGTTGGGATTTTGACCAGCGGCGGCGATGCGCCCGGAATGAACGCCGCGGTCCGCGCGGTGACGCGCGCAGCTCTGGAGCGGGGTGCGGAGGTGTACGCGATCTACGAAGGCTACCAGGGCATGGTGGATGGCGGCGACCGCATCCGCCCGCTGACGTGGGAATCGGTGGGCGGCATCCTGCAAAAAGGCGGCACGATCATCGGCACGGCGCGCTGCCCCGCGTTTCGCACGCGCGAGGGACGGCGCCAGGCGGCCCGCAACCTGGTGCGCTTCGGCATTGACGCCCTGGTGGTTATCGGCGGCGACGGCAGCCTGACCGGCGCCAATCAGTTCCGCGGGGAATGGCTGGAACTGCTGGCCGAGTTGGTCAAGACGGACGAGATCAGCCCGGAGAGGGCCGAACGGCACAAGCACCTGGCGATCGTGGGCCTGGTCGGCTCGATTGACAATGACATGTACGGCACCGACATGACCATTGGCGCGGACACGGCGCTGCGGCGCATCACCGATGCCGTGGACGCGATTGCCAGCACGGCCGCCAGCCATCAGCGCACCTTCGTGGTCGAGGTGATGGGGCGCCACTGTGGCTACCTGGCGTTGATGGGCGCCATTGCCGCTGGCGCCGATTTTGTGCTGATTCCTGAAAGCCCGCCAGACGTGGACAATTGGGAAGACAGCATGTGCAGCCTGATGAAGGCTGGCCGCGCGGCCGGGCGCCGTGACAGCATCGTCATCGTGGCCGAAGGCGCGCAGGATCGCAACGGCAAACCGATCAGCGTGGACTACGTCCAGCAGGTGTTGGAACAGCGTCTGGGCGAAGATGCGCGCGTGACGATCCTGGGACATGTGCAGCGCGGTGGCTCGCCCACCGCGTTCGATCGCAACCTGGCGACGCTGACCGGGTTTGCGGCCGTGGATGAACTGCTGGCGATGACGCCAGAGAGCGAGCCGCAGGTGATCGGCATCCGCGGCAATCGCATCAACAAGGCGCCGCTCATGCACTGTGTCAAGCAGACGCAGGCCGTGGCCGAGGCCATTGGCGACAAGGACTTTGGCCGGGCGATGGATCTGCGCGGCGGCAGCTTCAAGGATTCGTTCCGCATCCTGCGCACGATGGTGCGCGCCTTGCCGCACGAGCCACAACCAGAGCAACGCCGTCTGCGCCTGGCCATGCTGCACGGCGGCGGCCCGGCGCCCGGCATGAACACCACCATCCGCGCGGCCCTGCGCCTGGGCCTGGATCAAGGGCACATCATGCTCGGCGTGGAGCAGGGCTTCGAGGGGTTGATTGCCGGCAAGGTGCGCGAAATGAATTGGATGAGCGCCAACGGCTGGGCCTCGCTGGGCGGCGCGGAGCTGGGCACGAACCGCAAGGTGCCGTCCGGCCGCGATCTGTACGCGCTTGCGCGCACGATCGAGGAGCAAAAACTCGACGGCCTGCTGATGGTGGGCGGCTGGTCAGGCTATCAGGCGGCTTTCAAGCTGGTGAGCGAGCGCAAGAACTATCCCGCGTTCAACCTTCCGATCATCTGCCTGCCGGCCAGCATTGACAACGACCTGCCCGGCTCGGAGCTGAGCATCGGCGCGGACACGGCCTTGAACAACATCGTCGAGGCGGTGGACAAGATCAAGCAAACGGCCGTGGCCTACCGGCGCTGTTTCATCGTGGAGGTGATGGGGCGCTACTGCGGCTACCTGGCGCTCCTCAGCGGCCTGGCCACCGGCGCGGAGCGGGTCTATCTGCACGAAGAAGGCGTGACCTTGCGCGACCTGGAGAATGACCTGGCGAATCTGCGCAACGGCTTCGAGCACGGTAAGCGCCTGGGCTTGCTCATCCGCAATGAAATGGCGCACCCGGTGTACACGACCGGCGTCATGTGCGCGCTGCTGGAGGCGGAGGGCAAGGGGCTGTACGATGTACGTCAGGCCATCCTGGGCCATTTGCAGCAGGGCGGCAGTCCGACGCCTTTCGACCGCATTCAGTCCATGCGCCTGGCCGCGCGCTGCATCGAGTGGCTGATCGCGGAGGCGCAGAAGCCGGAGCCGGGCGCAGCCTTCATCGGCCTGGAGGCGGGTCAAGTGCGCTTCCACGATCTGATTGACCTGCCGCGCATGGCCGACGAACCGTTCCAACGCCCCAAGGAACAGTGGTGGATGAACCTGCGCCCGATCGTGCGCGTGCTGGCCCAGCCGGGGCCGAGCGGAGGACATGCGGAATAG
- a CDS encoding SAM-dependent chlorinase/fluorinase, giving the protein MPIITLLTDFGNQDGYVAAMKGVILSRAPDVTLVDITHAIAPQAVLQAAYVLAQAAPFFPTGAIHVAVVDPGVGSARRPLAIQTSTAIFVGPDNGLFTDVLDSGAVTACVHLDRPRFWRDNPSSTFHGRDIFAPVAAHLAQQVSLNILGTPINDPVRLLLPKPQRQPDGTLTGAIIHVDHFGNLISNIPAAWLSVARWQVHIGPATIDGIQPSFAAAPVGALLAYRGSAGTLEIAVRNGSAAQALGAKVGQTLAAEPHSH; this is encoded by the coding sequence GTGCCCATCATCACGCTGCTGACCGATTTTGGCAACCAGGATGGCTATGTGGCCGCCATGAAAGGCGTCATCCTCAGCCGTGCGCCGGACGTGACCCTGGTTGACATCACCCACGCCATTGCCCCACAGGCCGTGCTGCAAGCGGCCTATGTCCTGGCGCAGGCCGCGCCCTTTTTCCCCACAGGCGCCATTCATGTTGCCGTAGTTGACCCTGGCGTCGGCAGCGCCCGGCGTCCGCTCGCCATCCAGACCTCCACCGCCATCTTTGTGGGACCTGACAACGGCCTGTTTACCGATGTGCTCGACAGCGGCGCCGTCACGGCCTGCGTTCACCTCGATCGGCCTCGTTTCTGGCGCGACAATCCCAGCAGCACCTTCCACGGCCGCGACATTTTCGCGCCGGTCGCTGCACACCTGGCGCAACAAGTGTCCCTCAACATCCTGGGCACGCCGATCAACGACCCTGTGCGCCTGCTGCTGCCCAAGCCCCAGCGGCAGCCCGACGGAACCCTGACCGGCGCCATCATTCATGTGGATCATTTTGGCAACCTGATCAGCAACATCCCCGCGGCCTGGCTGAGCGTGGCGCGCTGGCAAGTCCACATCGGGCCAGCCACGATTGACGGCATCCAGCCCAGTTTTGCCGCGGCGCCGGTTGGCGCCCTCCTGGCCTACCGCGGCAGCGCCGGCACGCTGGAGATCGCTGTGCGCAACGGCAGCGCGGCGCAGGCGCTGGGCGCTAAGGTGGGGCAAACCCTGGCTGCGGAACCGCACAGCCACTGA